The Candidatus Latescibacterota bacterium nucleotide sequence CGTCTCGCAGGTTGATGAATTACTTGAGATCTGATGAATACGACTCTGGCCAACTGGCTGACGTTTCAGCAATAAGTCAGGTCCTTCGAGAGCATGATCAGGAGATCTCGACGAAGTACATAATGGCGACTCATCCGTCCAGAGCCTACTACGCAGGATCTTTTTACCTTATGGCACCGTTGTATTATGAGGGGTCGCTGGAAGACCTTGTGCGATATGAAGGCCTATCGGGAAAAGTGAGAGAATATGCACCCAGATATCCATTATCCACCGAATCATCAGGAATAGAGGCCGATTACCTGGTCTATGACACTGCCCTCAAGGCGGTACTGCCGCAGTTCGCTTTTCTTCTTGAGAAGGATTCGAAAGATGTGCCGGCGAATTTCATCCTTCTCTATCTTTCTAAAGAAGCCGCTGTATATGAGATATTGAAGTAGATCGACACCTTCCGCCAGTGCGGATAGTCACATCTTCTCGATAGTGACCGTTCCAAGCACCATGACCCAGTACGTATAGTTTTGGGTGTCGTCTATCTCGAGGATACCGTCATCAAACACGGCGTTCTGTAGGAGTACCAGACCTAGCGAGACACTTCAGAGTATATATACTTGAGGAGGTCTCATAATGAAGAAAGAGATACGAGATTATTTGAATCTGCAGAGAAAGCTGGCCACATGGGAGGAGTTCTACAACTTCAATCGACCGCATGGAGCACATAAAGGAAAAACACCTTATGAGGCACTAAGGAGTATGTTAGAATAATTCATCAATGTG carries:
- a CDS encoding integrase core domain-containing protein, producing the protein MKKEIRDYLNLQRKLATWEEFYNFNRPHGAHKGKTPYEALRSMLE